A single region of the Streptomyces sp. NBC_00425 genome encodes:
- a CDS encoding Fur family transcriptional regulator, producing the protein MTAPGTPTTAEELRGAGLRVTAARVALLQTVRAGDHLGVEAIASGVRDRVGHISLQAVYDALHALTTAGLVRRIEPPGSPARFEGRVGDNHHHLVCRSCGAVVDVDCAVGHAPCLTASDDRGFSIDEAEVIYWGLCPDCSTVRST; encoded by the coding sequence ATGACAGCACCCGGTACACCGACCACCGCCGAGGAGCTGCGCGGTGCCGGCCTGCGGGTGACGGCCGCCCGGGTCGCGCTGCTCCAGACCGTCCGGGCGGGCGACCACCTCGGCGTCGAGGCCATCGCCTCCGGGGTGCGCGACCGCGTCGGGCACATCTCGCTGCAGGCCGTCTACGACGCCCTGCACGCGCTGACCACGGCCGGGCTGGTGCGCCGCATCGAGCCGCCCGGCAGTCCCGCCCGGTTCGAGGGACGCGTCGGCGACAACCACCACCACCTGGTGTGCCGGTCGTGCGGCGCCGTCGTCGACGTCGACTGCGCCGTGGGCCATGCTCCCTGTCTGACCGCCTCCGACGACCGCGGCTTCTCCATAGACGAGGCCGAGGTCATCTACTGGGGCCTGTGCCCCGACTGTTCGACCGTTCGCAGCACCTGA
- a CDS encoding dioxygenase family protein, with amino-acid sequence MAMDFTAETATKAVVDSFAHTPDPRLRELLTSLVRHLHGFVREVEPTRAEWERAIAFLTDAGHRCDDTRQEFILLSDVLGVSMLVEAINDHKEPAATDSTVLGPFHMVESPARALGDTIDLVGAGEPCLISGRVVSVDGTALPGATLDVWQADDRGFYDVQQPREQPPGNGRGLFTADAEGRFRFRSCVPSPYPIPTDGPVGTLLEATGRHPYRPAHIHFIVSAPGHLPVTTHIFVAGSDYLESDAVFAVRKSLVQEFTEVDDPARAAASGLANPFRLALFDIVLQPVTA; translated from the coding sequence ATGGCCATGGACTTCACCGCCGAGACCGCGACGAAAGCGGTTGTGGACAGTTTCGCCCACACCCCGGACCCCCGGTTGCGGGAGCTGCTGACCAGCCTCGTACGGCATCTGCACGGCTTCGTGCGGGAAGTCGAGCCGACCCGGGCCGAATGGGAGCGGGCGATCGCATTCCTCACCGACGCCGGGCACCGGTGCGACGACACCCGGCAGGAGTTCATCCTGCTCTCGGACGTCCTGGGCGTGTCGATGCTCGTCGAGGCGATCAACGACCACAAGGAGCCGGCCGCCACCGACTCCACCGTCCTCGGCCCGTTCCACATGGTCGAGTCCCCCGCACGGGCGCTCGGGGACACCATCGACCTGGTCGGCGCCGGTGAGCCCTGCCTCATCAGCGGCCGGGTCGTGTCCGTCGACGGCACCGCGCTGCCCGGCGCGACGCTGGACGTGTGGCAGGCCGACGACCGGGGCTTCTACGACGTCCAGCAGCCCCGGGAACAGCCGCCGGGCAACGGCCGCGGCCTGTTCACCGCGGACGCCGAGGGCCGCTTCCGGTTCCGTTCGTGCGTGCCGAGCCCGTATCCGATCCCCACGGACGGGCCGGTCGGGACGCTGCTCGAGGCGACCGGCCGCCACCCCTACCGGCCCGCCCACATCCACTTCATCGTGAGCGCCCCCGGCCACCTGCCCGTGACGACGCACATCTTCGTGGCGGGCAGCGACTACCTGGAGTCGGACGCCGTCTTCGCCGTCCGGAAGAGCCTCGTACAGGAGTTCACCGAGGTGGACGACCCGGCGCGGGCGGCGGCGTCCGGTCTGGCCAACCCGTTCCGCCTGGCCCTCTTCGACATCGTGCTGCAGCCGGTGACGGCATGA
- the katG gene encoding catalase/peroxidase HPI produces MTENHDAIVTDSKAAEAGGCPVAHDRAAHPTQGGGNRQWWPERLNVRILAKNPAVANPLGEGFDYAEAFQALDLAAVKQDIAEVLTTSQDWWPADFGNYGPLMIRMAWHSAGTYRISDGRGGAGAGQQRFAPLNSWPDNANLDKARRLLWPVKKKYGQSISWADLMILTGNVALEQMGFTTFGFAGGREDVWEAEEDVYWGPETTWLDDQRYTGDRELENPLGAVQMGLIYVNPEGPNGNPDPLAAARDIRETFRRMAMNDEETVALIAGGHTFGKTHGAGPADSVGADPEAAPLAEQGLGWKSSYGTGKGGDTITSGLEVTWTSTPTRWSNGFFDNLFGFEWELTESPAGAKQWVAKDGAGAGTVPDAHDPSKRHAPTMLTTDLSLRFDPIYGPISRRFHENPDQFADAFARAWYKLTHRDMGPKSLYLGPEVPAETLLWQDPLPAADGEVIGAEDVAALKAKLLASGLTVSQLVSTAWASASTFRGSDKRGGANGARIRLEPQRGWEVNEPDELAQVLRVLEGVQAEFNSGAKKVSLADLIVLGGAAAVEKAAKDAGHDVQVPFTPGRVDASQEQTDVESFAALEPTADGFRNYLGKGNRLPAEYLLLDRANLLNLSAPELTVLVGGLRVLGANHGQSSHGVLTDAPGTLTNDFFVNLLDLGTTWSSTSSDQSLFEGRDAATGQVKWTGTRADLVFGSNSELRAVAEVYASDDAKEKFVTDFVAAWAKVSDLDRFDLV; encoded by the coding sequence ATGACCGAGAACCATGACGCGATCGTGACCGACTCGAAGGCGGCGGAGGCAGGTGGCTGCCCGGTCGCGCACGACCGTGCCGCACACCCGACCCAGGGCGGCGGCAACCGCCAGTGGTGGCCGGAGCGGCTCAACGTGCGGATCCTCGCGAAGAACCCCGCCGTGGCGAACCCGCTCGGCGAGGGCTTCGACTACGCCGAGGCGTTCCAGGCCCTCGACCTCGCGGCCGTCAAGCAGGACATCGCCGAGGTGCTCACCACCTCGCAGGACTGGTGGCCGGCCGACTTCGGCAACTACGGGCCGCTGATGATCCGCATGGCCTGGCACAGTGCGGGCACCTACCGCATCAGCGACGGCCGCGGCGGCGCCGGCGCCGGTCAGCAGCGGTTCGCCCCGCTCAACAGCTGGCCGGACAACGCCAACCTGGACAAGGCCCGCCGCCTGCTGTGGCCGGTCAAGAAGAAGTACGGCCAGTCCATCTCCTGGGCCGACCTGATGATCCTCACCGGCAACGTCGCGCTCGAGCAGATGGGCTTCACGACCTTCGGCTTCGCCGGCGGCCGCGAGGACGTCTGGGAGGCGGAGGAGGACGTCTACTGGGGCCCCGAGACCACCTGGCTCGACGACCAGCGCTACACCGGCGACCGCGAGCTGGAGAACCCGCTCGGCGCCGTCCAGATGGGCCTCATCTACGTCAACCCCGAGGGCCCGAACGGCAACCCGGACCCGCTGGCCGCGGCCCGCGACATCCGTGAGACGTTCCGCCGGATGGCGATGAACGACGAGGAGACGGTCGCCCTGATCGCGGGCGGTCACACCTTCGGCAAGACCCACGGCGCGGGCCCGGCGGACAGCGTCGGCGCCGACCCCGAGGCCGCCCCGCTGGCCGAGCAGGGCCTCGGCTGGAAGAGCAGCTACGGCACCGGCAAGGGCGGCGACACCATCACCAGCGGCCTGGAGGTCACCTGGACCTCCACGCCGACCCGGTGGAGCAACGGCTTCTTCGACAACCTCTTCGGCTTCGAGTGGGAGCTGACGGAGAGCCCGGCCGGCGCGAAGCAGTGGGTGGCCAAGGACGGCGCGGGCGCGGGCACCGTCCCGGACGCGCACGACCCGTCCAAGCGCCACGCCCCGACGATGCTGACGACGGACCTGTCGCTGCGCTTCGACCCGATCTACGGTCCGATCTCGCGCCGCTTCCACGAGAACCCCGACCAGTTCGCGGACGCCTTCGCCCGCGCCTGGTACAAGCTCACCCACCGCGACATGGGCCCGAAGTCCCTGTACCTCGGCCCGGAGGTCCCCGCGGAGACCCTGCTGTGGCAGGACCCGCTGCCGGCGGCCGACGGCGAGGTCATCGGCGCCGAGGACGTCGCGGCCCTCAAGGCCAAGCTCCTCGCCTCCGGCCTGACCGTCTCGCAGCTGGTGTCCACCGCGTGGGCCTCCGCCTCCACCTTCCGCGGCAGCGACAAGCGCGGCGGCGCCAACGGCGCCCGCATCCGCCTCGAGCCGCAGCGCGGCTGGGAGGTCAACGAGCCCGACGAGCTGGCGCAGGTGCTGCGCGTCCTCGAGGGCGTCCAGGCGGAGTTCAACTCCGGCGCGAAGAAGGTCTCGCTGGCCGACCTGATCGTCCTCGGCGGCGCCGCCGCCGTGGAGAAGGCCGCCAAGGACGCCGGACACGACGTGCAGGTCCCGTTCACGCCGGGCCGGGTGGACGCCTCGCAGGAGCAGACGGACGTCGAGTCGTTCGCCGCGCTGGAGCCGACCGCCGACGGGTTCCGCAACTACCTCGGCAAGGGCAACCGCCTGCCGGCCGAGTACCTGCTCCTCGACCGGGCGAACCTGCTCAACCTGAGCGCTCCGGAGCTGACGGTCCTCGTCGGCGGCCTGCGCGTCCTGGGCGCCAACCACGGGCAGTCCTCGCACGGCGTCCTCACCGACGCCCCCGGCACGCTGACGAACGACTTCTTCGTCAACCTCCTCGACCTGGGCACGACCTGGTCGTCGACGTCCTCGGACCAGTCCCTCTTCGAGGGCCGTGACGCCGCCACCGGCCAGGTGAAGTGGACCGGCACCCGTGCCGACCTGGTGTTCGGCTCGAACTCCGAGCTGCGCGCGGTCGCCGAGGTCTACGCGAGCGACGACGCGAAGGAGAAGTTCGTGACGGACTTCGTCGCGGCGTGGGCCAAGGTCTCCGACCTCGACCGGTTCGACCTGGTCTGA
- a CDS encoding winged helix DNA-binding domain-containing protein, giving the protein MTKTTSPAGPVLDARSLNRATLARQLLLSPAELSAQAAVEHLLGLQAQNVKPPYYALAARLDGFAPEHLSALMADREVVRIVTMRSTIHTHTADDCLTLRPLVQPARDRELTNFRKGLVGVDLDRLAVLARDLVEDEPRTMGQLREALTKEWPDADPQSLAVAARCRLPLVQVTPRGLWGRSGQVALTTAEHWLGRPAQPAPAVDAVVLRYLAAFGPACVKDMQTWAGLTRLREAFERLRPQLSTFRDEHGVELFDLPDAPRPDPATPAPPRFLPEFDNLLLSHAERGRVVPPEHWGRSWQGNQAYCTLLVDGFLAGVWRLERDALVVEPFDRLTGAQKRDVLAEAERMLAVMHPGEAHDIRFGTVLRP; this is encoded by the coding sequence ATGACGAAGACGACGTCCCCGGCGGGCCCCGTGCTCGACGCCCGGTCACTCAACCGCGCCACCCTCGCCCGGCAACTGCTGCTGAGCCCGGCCGAGTTGTCCGCCCAGGCCGCGGTGGAGCATCTGCTCGGACTGCAGGCGCAGAACGTCAAGCCGCCGTACTACGCGCTCGCCGCCCGCCTCGACGGTTTCGCCCCGGAGCACCTGTCGGCGCTGATGGCCGACCGAGAGGTCGTCCGCATCGTCACCATGCGCTCCACCATCCACACCCACACCGCGGACGACTGCCTGACCCTCCGGCCGCTCGTCCAGCCCGCCCGTGACCGGGAGCTGACGAACTTCCGCAAGGGGCTCGTCGGGGTCGACCTCGACCGGCTCGCCGTCCTCGCCCGCGACCTGGTCGAGGACGAGCCGCGCACCATGGGGCAACTGCGCGAGGCGCTCACCAAGGAGTGGCCGGACGCCGACCCGCAGTCCCTCGCCGTGGCCGCCCGCTGCCGGCTGCCCCTGGTCCAGGTCACTCCGCGCGGGTTGTGGGGCCGGAGCGGACAGGTCGCCCTCACCACCGCCGAGCACTGGCTCGGCCGCCCCGCACAGCCGGCGCCCGCCGTGGACGCCGTCGTCCTGCGCTATCTGGCGGCCTTCGGCCCGGCCTGCGTCAAGGACATGCAGACGTGGGCCGGCCTGACCCGGCTGCGCGAGGCCTTCGAACGTCTGCGCCCGCAGCTGTCCACCTTCCGGGACGAGCACGGCGTCGAACTGTTCGACCTGCCCGACGCTCCGCGCCCCGACCCCGCAACCCCGGCCCCGCCGCGGTTCCTTCCCGAGTTCGACAACCTCCTCCTCTCCCACGCCGAGCGCGGCCGCGTCGTCCCGCCCGAGCACTGGGGGCGTTCCTGGCAGGGCAACCAGGCGTACTGCACTCTCCTGGTCGACGGCTTCCTGGCGGGAGTGTGGAGACTGGAGCGGGACGCCCTGGTCGTCGAGCCGTTCGATCGCCTCACCGGCGCGCAGAAACGGGACGTGCTCGCCGAGGCCGAGCGCATGCTGGCCGTGATGCACCCCGGGGAGGCCCACGACATCCGTTTCGGAACGGTCCTCCGACCCTGA
- a CDS encoding enoyl-CoA hydratase/isomerase family protein: protein MTGVEDPVLLQAVGRVARLVLNRPRALNALNHAMVRRIDDALTAWEHDPAVETVVLTGAGERGLCAGGDIRAVHDDARDGDGRASAAFWRDEYRLNARIARYPKPYVAVMDGIVMGGGVGVSAHGGVRIVTERSRIAMPETGIGFVPDVGGTHLLGRAPGELGVHLALTGAQIGAGDAVLCGLADHYVPSASLPTFLAELADLPVREALARHQQPPPQGELAAARGWIDACYAAGTVEEIVRRLLAHGDPAAAEAAETLLTRSPTALKVTLTALHRARRLGSLEEVLDQEYRVSCAALACPDLVEGVRAQIIDKDRTPRWSPATLAEVAATDVERFFTPLGTRELGLVGPSSPQPAHQPRAAARLHPAREPGATSRPQP from the coding sequence ATGACCGGCGTCGAAGACCCCGTCCTGCTGCAGGCCGTCGGCCGGGTCGCCCGCCTCGTCCTCAACCGCCCACGCGCCCTCAACGCCCTGAACCATGCGATGGTGCGCCGCATCGACGACGCGCTGACCGCGTGGGAGCACGACCCGGCCGTCGAGACCGTCGTGCTCACCGGAGCGGGGGAGCGCGGCCTGTGTGCGGGCGGCGACATCCGCGCCGTCCACGACGACGCCCGCGACGGCGACGGGAGGGCCTCGGCTGCCTTCTGGCGGGACGAGTACCGGCTCAACGCCCGTATCGCCCGCTACCCCAAGCCGTACGTCGCCGTCATGGACGGCATCGTCATGGGCGGCGGCGTCGGCGTCTCGGCGCACGGCGGCGTGCGGATCGTCACCGAGCGCTCCCGGATCGCCATGCCCGAGACCGGCATCGGATTCGTGCCCGACGTCGGCGGAACACACCTGCTCGGCCGCGCGCCGGGTGAGCTCGGAGTCCACCTCGCCCTGACGGGCGCGCAGATCGGTGCGGGGGACGCCGTGCTGTGCGGACTCGCCGACCACTATGTGCCGTCCGCCTCGCTTCCGACGTTTCTCGCCGAACTCGCCGACCTGCCGGTGCGCGAGGCCCTCGCCCGGCACCAGCAGCCGCCGCCGCAAGGGGAGTTGGCCGCCGCGCGCGGATGGATCGACGCGTGTTACGCCGCAGGCACGGTCGAGGAGATCGTCCGGCGCCTGCTCGCCCACGGCGACCCGGCCGCCGCGGAGGCCGCGGAGACCCTGCTCACGCGGTCGCCCACCGCGCTGAAGGTCACCCTGACCGCCCTGCACCGTGCCCGGCGGCTCGGCTCGCTGGAGGAGGTGCTGGACCAGGAGTACCGGGTCTCCTGCGCCGCCCTGGCCTGCCCCGACCTCGTCGAGGGCGTCCGCGCCCAGATCATCGACAAGGACCGCACCCCGCGCTGGTCGCCGGCCACGCTCGCCGAGGTCGCCGCCACCGACGTGGAACGTTTCTTCACCCCGCTGGGCACCCGGGAACTGGGTCTCGTCGGGCCGTCGTCCCCGCAACCCGCCCATCAGCCCCGCGCGGCCGCTCGGCTTCACCCCGCCCGTGAACCCGGCGCCACCTCCCGGCCCCAGCCGTAG
- a CDS encoding cysteine desulfurase-like protein: protein MALDVAALRTRFPALAQGFAFFDGPGGTQTPVQVAEAVARTMTGPLSNRGLVSPSERNAEQAVADFRAAYADLLAVPPNGIVHGRSATQLTYDFSRHLAKDWRAGDEIVLSRLDHDANVRPWIQAAGRAGVTVRWIGIDPATTELDLGSYERALSPRTRLVAVTAASNVLGTVPPVRRIADLAHAVGALVYVDGVHYAAHHLVDVPALGADLFVCSPYKFLGPHCAVLAAAPGTLEALAPDKLLPSTNAVPERFEFGTLPYELLAGATAAVDFLARMDSAAGPAGESRRQRLARSLRSLHEHENALRSRLATGLRALGDAVTVHAKAAQRTPTVLMTLRGRDAREAQAHLAARGVVAPAGSFYAHEAFAALRLDDPALRVGLAPYNDEEDVGRLLDGLATFL, encoded by the coding sequence ATGGCTCTGGACGTCGCCGCGCTGCGCACCCGTTTTCCGGCCCTCGCACAGGGCTTCGCCTTCTTCGACGGCCCCGGCGGGACCCAGACCCCCGTACAGGTGGCCGAGGCCGTGGCCCGGACGATGACCGGCCCGCTGTCCAACCGGGGGCTCGTCAGCCCCTCCGAGCGCAACGCCGAGCAGGCCGTCGCCGACTTCCGCGCCGCCTACGCCGACCTCCTGGCCGTGCCCCCGAACGGCATCGTGCACGGGCGCAGCGCCACCCAGCTCACCTACGACTTCTCGCGGCACCTGGCCAAGGACTGGCGGGCCGGCGACGAGATCGTCCTCAGCAGACTCGACCACGACGCCAACGTGCGCCCCTGGATCCAGGCGGCCGGGCGCGCCGGCGTCACCGTCCGCTGGATCGGGATCGACCCGGCCACCACGGAACTCGACCTCGGCTCGTACGAACGGGCGCTGTCGCCCCGCACACGGCTGGTGGCGGTGACCGCGGCCTCGAACGTGCTCGGCACCGTGCCGCCGGTGCGCCGCATCGCCGACCTTGCCCACGCCGTGGGCGCCCTGGTCTACGTGGACGGTGTGCACTACGCCGCACACCACCTGGTGGACGTGCCCGCGCTCGGCGCCGACCTGTTCGTCTGCTCGCCGTACAAGTTCCTCGGGCCGCACTGCGCGGTGCTCGCCGCTGCGCCCGGGACCCTCGAAGCCCTCGCGCCGGACAAGCTGCTGCCGTCCACGAACGCCGTGCCCGAACGGTTCGAGTTCGGGACGCTGCCCTACGAGCTTCTCGCGGGCGCCACCGCCGCCGTGGACTTCCTCGCCCGGATGGACAGCGCGGCGGGCCCCGCGGGCGAGTCGCGCAGGCAGCGGCTGGCGCGTTCGCTGCGGTCCCTGCACGAGCACGAGAACGCGCTGCGCTCCCGGCTGGCGACCGGACTGCGCGCGCTGGGCGACGCCGTCACCGTCCACGCGAAGGCCGCTCAGCGCACGCCGACCGTCCTCATGACCCTGCGGGGCCGGGACGCGCGCGAGGCGCAGGCGCACCTTGCGGCGCGGGGTGTGGTGGCCCCGGCGGGCTCCTTCTACGCCCATGAGGCCTTCGCCGCGCTGCGGCTCGACGATCCCGCGCTGCGGGTGGGGCTCGCCCCCTACAACGACGAGGAGGACGTCGGCCGGCTGCTCGACGGGCTCGCGACCTTCCTCTGA
- a CDS encoding maleylacetate reductase → MTGPALDFTYQSQPMRVVFRPGAVPHAVAAETGRLGLRRVLVVCGERGQDTARAVAAAIGDECAGVHAGARMHVPAPTAERAVEAAREVGADGCAAVGGGSAIGLAKAVARRTGLPVVAVPTTYAGSEMTPVWGETVDGVKRTGRDPRVLPRSVVYDPLLTLTMPSAQSAASGMNAMAHAVEALYAPDASPVVALMARDGVRALARALPDVVADPTGPAARGSALYGAWLCGACLGATSMGLHHRLCHVLGGAFNLPHAETHAVVLPHVLAFNAPSAPSATASLRRALEVADPARELYELGGRLGVPRSLAALGLSSADLDRAVDATLRAPYANPRSASAGELRAVLQAAFDGAPPPGDRPS, encoded by the coding sequence ATGACCGGGCCGGCCCTGGACTTCACCTACCAGTCCCAGCCGATGCGCGTCGTGTTCCGGCCGGGCGCCGTGCCGCACGCGGTGGCCGCGGAGACCGGGCGGCTCGGCCTGCGCCGTGTCCTCGTCGTGTGCGGCGAGCGCGGTCAGGACACGGCCCGCGCCGTCGCCGCCGCGATCGGCGACGAGTGCGCGGGAGTGCACGCGGGCGCGCGCATGCACGTACCGGCCCCGACCGCCGAGCGGGCCGTCGAGGCGGCCCGCGAGGTCGGGGCCGACGGCTGCGCCGCGGTGGGCGGCGGCTCCGCGATCGGACTGGCCAAGGCCGTCGCCCGGCGCACCGGCCTGCCGGTCGTGGCCGTCCCCACGACGTATGCGGGGTCGGAGATGACGCCGGTCTGGGGCGAGACCGTGGACGGGGTGAAACGCACGGGGCGCGATCCGCGGGTCCTGCCGCGCAGTGTCGTGTACGACCCGCTGCTGACGCTCACGATGCCGTCCGCGCAGTCCGCCGCGAGCGGGATGAACGCCATGGCCCACGCCGTCGAGGCGCTCTACGCCCCGGACGCCTCGCCGGTCGTCGCGCTGATGGCGCGGGACGGTGTACGGGCTCTGGCGCGCGCCCTGCCCGACGTCGTCGCCGATCCCACCGGGCCGGCTGCCCGCGGCAGCGCACTGTACGGGGCCTGGCTGTGCGGCGCCTGCCTCGGCGCGACCTCGATGGGCCTGCATCACCGGCTCTGCCACGTGCTCGGCGGCGCCTTCAACCTGCCGCACGCCGAGACGCACGCCGTCGTCCTGCCGCATGTGCTGGCGTTCAACGCTCCGTCGGCGCCCTCCGCGACGGCCTCGCTGCGCCGTGCGCTCGAGGTCGCGGACCCGGCCCGAGAGCTGTACGAGCTGGGCGGGCGGCTGGGCGTCCCGCGGTCGCTCGCCGCCCTCGGCCTGTCCTCCGCCGACCTGGACCGTGCCGTCGACGCCACGCTCCGAGCGCCGTACGCCAATCCCCGAAGCGCCTCCGCCGGGGAGCTGCGGGCGGTCCTGCAAGCGGCGTTCGACGGTGCGCCGCCACCCGGCGACCGGCCGTCGTAG